The DNA region GCAGGACGAACTGACGCCGGACTGGCTGGCGCTGCGTCACCGCCTGACCTTTGCGATGCGCAAGCTGCGCGGCAAATCCAATCGCCTGTCCGACATCCGCATCGCGATCTACGGCCCCGCAGCGCTCACCGCGCTCGCGCGCCGCGAAGGCGAGTTGCAGCACGCGCTGCCGAAGCGCTCGTTCTACGCGGTACACGCCGAGCCGGGTCTGTTCTTCGAGCCGTCGGATTTTTCGAGCTACCTGAACGATCCCGAAATTGTCGGCCTTCACATTTCCCCGAAGGGACGCGGCAAGGAGGCGCCGATCCCGGGCAGCCTCTACGCGTGGGCGACGGAGCGCTTTGGCCAGGCCTGAGCCGATTTGATCTGCCGCAAGGTTGGATTGCGCAGAAGGCGTCATATGGGTAGCCATTCCAGGAGGCGCCCATGAGCACCGAAACCCACTACCCTGTCGTCGAGTACCTGGTCGATGTGTTCGGCAACTGGCTGAAGCATCGGCGGGACCTTGATGAACTGCGCGAACTGGACGACGCAAGTTTCAGCCAGATCGCGGGCGACCTGCGGGTCAGCCCCGACGACCTCGCCGCGTTGGTGCGCCAGGGACCGCACAGTGCCGACGAGTTACCCAAGCTGCTCAAGGCACTCGGGATCGATCAGGAGAAGCTGGCGCGCACCGAGCCCCTGGTGTTGCGCGACATGGAGCGGGTCTGCAGCTTGTGCGATCACAAGCGGCAGTGCGACCATGACCTTGCCGCCGGCACCTCCGGCACGCGCTATCAGCAATACTGCCATAACGCTCCGACGATCGAAGCGCTGGGCGAGACAGCACGCCGCTAGCCACGGCGCAGGGGTCATGAGGGTGCATCGATGCTGAATCCGCACGCCGTCTGGCGTCCTGCACTGCCGATCTTCGTGGTCGTGATGGCCGCGCTGTTGCTGCTGCGCCTGCATCAGGCCAACGGTGCGGGGCAGCCCTCGGAGAGCATCGCTGCCGGACATCGGTTGGCTGAAGCCTGGTGCATGGAATGCCACGTCATCGGCGCCATCGCCCGGGGCGCGAAGAAAGCCCCGCCGGACTTCGCCGCCGTCGCAAACCGGCCCTCGACCACCATGCTCTCGCTGAAGGTATTCCTGAAGACCAGTCATCCAACGATGCCGAACATCATCATCGGACCAGGCGAGGCCGATGATCTCGCGAACTACATCATGAGCCTGAAGCGCGAATAGAGCGCAAACACCAGGTCGATGGTCGTCACTGCCCCATCGTCGCGATCGCATCGGCGATCGCGATCGTGCGTCTGGCCATCTCGGCATGCAGGCGCTCCACCATGCGGCCGTCGAGCTGGATCGCGCCGCGCGAGGCGTTCTCCGGCTGCTCGAAGGCGGCGATGATCCTGCGGGCCTCGGTGACCTCGGCCTCGGGCGGCGTGAAGATCGCGTTGCAGGCGTCGATGTGGCTCGGATGGATCAGCGTCTTGCCGTCGAAGCCGAGATCGCGGCCCTGCGCGCATTCCTCCGCGAAGCCGTCGATATTGCTGATGTCGCCGTAGGGTCCGTCGAGGATCTCGAGCCCGTGCGCGCGGGTCACCAGGATGCAATGCGTGATCATCGGGATCATCGCCGCGCGGCCCGGCTTCATCCGGA from Bradyrhizobium sp. B124 includes:
- a CDS encoding cytochrome c, yielding MLNPHAVWRPALPIFVVVMAALLLLRLHQANGAGQPSESIAAGHRLAEAWCMECHVIGAIARGAKKAPPDFAAVANRPSTTMLSLKVFLKTSHPTMPNIIIGPGEADDLANYIMSLKRE
- a CDS encoding DUF6455 family protein, coding for MSTETHYPVVEYLVDVFGNWLKHRRDLDELRELDDASFSQIAGDLRVSPDDLAALVRQGPHSADELPKLLKALGIDQEKLARTEPLVLRDMERVCSLCDHKRQCDHDLAAGTSGTRYQQYCHNAPTIEALGETARR